One Primulina huaijiensis isolate GDHJ02 chromosome 5, ASM1229523v2, whole genome shotgun sequence DNA segment encodes these proteins:
- the LOC140977510 gene encoding gibberellin 3-beta-dioxygenase 1-like produces the protein MPSRVLSDPFLAHPVHPHHKFLDLNSIKELPDSHAWTTTRILDEYTSAGGTYDPESVPIIDLNNRNATELIGHACKTWGVFQVINHNIFKNFLYEIESAGKQLFSLPLNQKLRAARPPDGVSGYGVARISSFFPKLMWSEGFTIAGSPLEHARQLWPRDYHKFCDTVENYKKEMNKLAGRLMWLMLGSLGITEEDLKWVGPKGEPEGGCAVLQLNSYPSCPDPERAMGLAAHTDSTILTILHQSNTSGLQVLREGGSGWITVPPHPGALVVHVGDLMHMLSNGLYPSVLHRAVVNRTRRRLSIAYLYGPPSSVKISPLPKLVDNCHPPLYRAITWSEYLGTKAKNFDKALTSVRLCAPNHGNDHNSVIVG, from the exons ATGCCTTCACGAGTACTTTCGGATCCCTTTCTAGCACACCCTGTCCATCCTCACCATAAATTCTTGGACCTGAATTCGATCAAGGAATTGCCCGACTCCCATGCATGGACGACGACAAGGATCCTTGACGAGTACACCTCGGCCGGTGGGACGTACGATCCCGAATCCGTCCCTATCATCGATCTTAATAACCGAAATGCCACCGAGCTCATCGGCCATGCATGCAAGACATGGGGTGTGTTCCAAGTCATTAACCAcaatatttttaagaattttcTATATGAGATTGAGTCGGCAGGAAAGCAGCTTTTCTCCCTGCCACTAAATCAGAAGCTTAGGGCAGCGCGGCCTCCGGATGGTGTCTCAGGTTACGGGGTGGCTCGAATTTCTTCCTTCTTTCCGAAGCTCATGTGGTCCGAGGGGTTCACCATTGCAGGATCACCCCTCGAACATGCTCGCCAACTTTGGCCACGTGACTATCACAAGTTTTG TGATACAGTAGAAAACTACAAAAAGGAGATGAACAAACTAGCTGGGCGCCTGATGTGGCTCATGCTAGGGTCATTGGGAATAACAGAAGAGGACTTAAAATGGGTCGGTCCGAAAGGCGAGCCTGAAGGAGGATGCGCAGTATTGCAGCTGAATTCATACCCTTCTTGTCCGGACCCGGAGCGTGCCATGGGCCTAGCCGCCCACACCGACTCCACCATTCTGACCATTCTCCACCAAAGCAACACCAGCGGTTTACAAGTCCTCCGAGAGGGTGGCAGCGGGTGGATCACGGTGCCGCCCCACCCGGGAGCGCTGGTGGTCCACGTTGGGGACCTCATGCACATGCTGTCGAATGGGTTATACCCAAGTGTTCTCCATCGAGCCGTAGTGAACCGGACTCGACGCCGGTTATCCATCGCATATCTGTATGGACCACCATCAAGTGTCAAAATCAGCCCACTCCCGAAACTAGTTGACAATTGTCACCCACCACTCTACAGGGCCATCACTTGGAGCGAGTATCTTGGCACTAAGGCCAAGAATTTCGACAAGGCACTCACATCAGTACGGCTATGTGCTCCAAACCATGGAAACGATCATAATAGTGTAATAGTTGGATGA